agaattaaagtttgAAGAGAATAAAATTGTAAGGTTGatcaaaaaataatacataaatattagaaattaaatgcatcatatataaaatttaagaatattatgggcAACTTTGACCAGTAACTTTGAAAATTTTGGTGAAATTGATAaagtactaaataaaatataccaaactAAGCAAACTTAGAGGTAACAAAAAACCTAAACAACACtataaccaataaaaaaaaaaaaaaccttaaaaatttgattaagtagtttaaaattttctcacatttacagaaaaggaaacataaaatggCTTACATTCTGTGGGGCAGTCAGTGAGGTAGGGGGCAAGGGGGTAGGAGGTGGTGAGGAACATGTACCCAGGAGAGAAAACAGCAGGTGACCCAGTCTCATCTCCTCATAAACATTCTAATAGCAGACACTCTAATGAATGGACTACTGCTATAGCTCCACAACTACACTAAAGTACCCTGGTGCACTGAAGGATATTTAAATCTTTCTAGAAAACACAGTGATACTTGGCATTTGTCAAGTTCCCTGAGAACTACTTGCTTGCAGTTCCTATCTTCAATATTGCATCATACTTCATTCCTTTCAATGATGTCCCACCTTCGAAGAGCTGGGGtttttggtggtggttgtgaTAAAAAGTACCATCAACATCGATGTGGAGTAAGAGAGGAGGTAGGTGTGAGGGTGTCTGGTCTGATTCCAAGGTTTAGAGGTTATGCAATACCCCAAAGGGCACACATCCCATTAATAATTAAGAGTacttaagaatgaaataaaagtattatgttctttcaatatatgaatattatttttcaaacagcTGCTAAATTGTTAGGACATAAATACTTATCAAGTTGTTTGAAAGTAATTCATTAACAGAGCTCGTAACTGTTTCTTTCTGCCTTGgagcaaatgtgaaaaaaataactaagacaCCAGGGGCAGCAGAAACCAAGAAAATCTGGGAACCTCTGGATCAAATGCTAGGAGCAGAGTCCTTATCTATAGAATGCCCTTTGTaggatatttctaattttaggatTGCATATGGTAAATAAACCTAAGTCTACGGATTTATGAGGCATGGTTTCCTGGAACTGTCACCCATGCTATGCCACTGTATGGGTGTAAGTACAGATATCTCACAGCCTCTGTGCCCCTTGCTGTGTGCAGTGACCGCTCACTTCTGCCAGATTCCCCTGAGTCAGAGAGCAGGAGGGACCTGGACGGCCGTGCCAGCTATCTCAGGCCTTGCTCTGTGTCACCTGAACCTTTTCATTCCTTACATCCTTCACATTGTTAGTAAAGCTGCATACTGGGTAAGATCCTGATTCTCGGGAGTGTGCTTCAGTAGTCTAATCCTCAACTTCACTGGTATCAGGGAAATTCCAATGAAGACTACAACATTGTTTTATACCTACCAGATtagcaaaacaaatttttaaaacctaataaTATTAAAGTGGTGGTGAGAATATGGAGCAGTAGAAAATCTTGAAACCCTGCTGGCAGGAGTATAAATTAGCACAACCATTTGGGAAAACAATTTATTATCTAGTAgaattaaatatgtacatattctacgacacagcaattccacttttagataCATGCTTTGAGAACTTCTTACACATGTGTACAAGGTGGTATGTACAAGAAGGTTCGTAGCTTCATGGTTTCTACAAAACAATGTCCAATGTAGGACAACAGATAAACTgtgacatatttatatttatataatggcaTGCAATGAAATAAGCAATAGCTACTTGCTGTGACATGGATGCACCTCACAGATATAGTGCTGACCAAAAACTAAGCGAAAGGATGCAATTCAAAAACATGTATAATTAAAGAGATAggttaggggaaaaaaacccaaaacatgtaaaatatatcattataaacatataagcaaaaaatcataaagaaaaggaaaagattaacaCAAAATCCAGGATAATGgctataggctgggcgtggtggctcacgcctgtaatcctagcactctgggaggccgaggtgggtggattgcttgaggtcagaagttcaaaaccaccctgaccaagagcaagaccccgtctctactataaatagaaagaaattaattggccaactaatatatataaaaaaattagccaggcatggtggtgcatgcctgtagtcccagctactcgggaggctgaggcaggaggattgcttaagcccaggagtttgaggttgctgtgagttaggctgacgccacggcactcactctagccagggcaacaaagcaagactctgtctcaaaaaaataaataaataaaataaaaaggataatggCTATAATCTCTGAGgacaagagaaaaggaagacaatGGGATAGGGCCCACAAGGTGCTTCTGAGGTTTGGTCAAGTTCTGTTTCTTAAGGTGGGTGGTAGATAGGACAGGTGTTCATATtagtgttagtctttaaaattatatatactcttATATGTACGATACATTTCacagttaaaaaacaatagattatGGATGCATAATACAACTTGGTGTGATCATTAATGATAGTGTTTTTTGGTAAATTGATATGCACAGAACAAAAGGATAAACACATCAAACTGATAACTGTAATTATCACTGGGTTGTGGTGAtcttttcctttgtgctttttTATGTTACACCTTTGTGTACTGAGCACCTAGTTTCTGAGGGTGTTTTCCTAAACTGAGTTCATCTGAGTGTATCAGGTACGGCACTGGCTCATGCTACCCAGCATGTCTTCCAGCTGTCCAGCAAAAGCTCCATGATCTCCTCCCCACGCATGGCACATGTGCTGTACATGCCTGACTCTACAGCGGTCTCTGCTTTGACAcgaaatataaaatagcaaaatttctCATATCACAACTGAAAACTActgggtttctattttatctctaTTCTAACTATATgcctttattgtttaaaattttatttgtagttttgcTTCATTCTCTACTTCTCTTTTTGCcaggggcatttaaaaaaaaattcctaaaacagGGCCTGGCCTATACAGCaagccttcaataaatattagttccttTAACATCATGCTTTGTCGTGAACGAGTTAGCGCAACCTTAACCTCTACTGCTTAACACTGAGGAGTCTCCTTCTTGCCCAAATCTGCCCAGTTTCAATCTACATTATATGAGGTGTCAAGAGCCAATGGCGACAGGGTGGAGAGGCGCACTTTCCACCATCTTCTCTTCACCTGTCCCCTGCGCTCTCCTCTCTAGCCCTACTCACCTCTACCTTAGTCATCTCAAGATACACTACAGGGTGATTTtaccaaataaaatacaaataaagctgACGTGCTAGAAGCAAAGCAATGCAGATATTacaaaacaccaaattcaacaaatataacAGCTATTTTTTACAACTAAACTTTTACAACTAAACTTTATTTATTACAACtaaatttattacaaaaacaaaattttggccgggcgcggtggctcacgcctgtaatcctagctcttgggaggccgaggcgggcggattgctcaaggtcaggagttcaaaaccagcctgagcaagagcgagaccccgtctctactataaaaataggaagaaattaattggccaactaatatatatatataaaaattagctgggcatggtggcgcgtgcctgtagtcccagctacatgggaggctgagacagaaggatcccttgagcccaggagattgaggttgctgtgagctaggctgacgccacggcactcactctagcctaggcaacaaagtgagactctgtctcaaaaaaaaaaaaaaaaaaaaaaaaaaaaaaaaaagaacaaaaacaaaatttttagaCTCTCAAAGTTATAAACAcctaaaatataatattggtTAGATGCACACAAATGATTAATACTATTACTTACATGATATTATTACTCTTGTGGGCTCTTCCAATGTTTTCACACCAGCGATATTTACAAATATCATAAACCAATAATTCTTCTGGGAAAAAGTAGTTCCAACGCCGAATTCCTAAAATGCAAATGATGTTTCTAAAGGTACTGTTTATTATATAACAGtccataaagaataaaattagctATACCTCCTTTAATGCCGTTTTTATTCaccaaagaaagaacaaaatgatcaACTTCAGGATAGGGCGAACACTGAAAACCTTCGATGGTCTCTACTGCAACAGagagaattattattataaattacaatAGCTAAAAGTTAAGAagttaaattttgattaaattgTTGTTTAGTACAATTATGTGTTTTGTAAACCCTTagctttttatttccctttttgcaATTTGCCTTTCAGTCATTTCATGGCCTTCGTGACCCTACATTGAAGCACATAAAATTCAAACATCTCAATTAGATCAAATGTTAACTAATTTTCATAGAAAACATCTGAAATAATTTCAACTGCTGTCTTCCCCTGGCCAAGAGAAGAGCAGCCCCTCCCGTCCCGGCAGGGCCTTGGGGCTGCCCAAGCCTTGGGGCTCACGCCTTCTGACAGACATAAACGAGCTCACAGAACTTAAGGCCACTCTGTGGTCATGAGGATTCAAGACACAAACAAGACCACTCTGTAATCATGTCTGAACACAGATAAAACAGGAACATTTTCCAAACCACGAAAATGACCGAACTCCCCCTATCCTGGCTAACATAAGTAACTGCTGCTGCTTCACCAACTGCAGCATCAGCCTTTCTCTACTCCGCCTGGCTTCTAGATGAGGTTAACATACCCAATCATAGAACTGTCCCTGACAACACCGAATTCAGAACAAACCCGTTTCCTGGTTCACTTCCGCAAATCACCTATTCTGAGCCCCGATCCTATAAAGTCCTTTCCAACCCTCTGTTGCTAAAATGCCCCACGGTTCCCAGGGTCTGCGTTCTCCACTGCTTCCTGAGTGATAAACTCAGCAGGCTCAGTATGGGTGTGTGCCCTGGGGGCCGTGGCTAGAGGGCACTGACAATTCAGTTATACGGTGCATCCAAGAATCTACTGCGATAATTTAGAACGaccaatttaaaacatttaaattttaaagacagaaaaatctaaTGTTCTTAAAATGAAGACTATATTTCACTTGCAAAAGTAATATACATAATTAgagaaatattggaaaatatattaatgtagaaatgagagaaataacTCCAAGTCAATGTCTACAAATACATGGCCAACAAccagaagaaaattaacatataaaaaatgttatcCATATTTTTCAGTAAGCTTGTGATTTATATACCATACATATAATTTTAGAGTCTACTTTTTCTCTGACCATCATGCATGGGTGTTTTCCATAttacatatgttttataaatttaaatgtaatggTTACAGAGTATTTCACAGCATGTAACCAATCCAATTTTGTTgtacatttagattgttttctgtttttccctgTTATAAGTAACGATAtaccaaaatatgtatataaaaatgtttactggAGGGTTTGGGTAAGAAATCTCAGGAAAAAATGATCTGTTCTTCAGTACAGAAATGGCTAAATTATGATAGACTCAGACCATGAAAACCCATGCAATCATTAAAAGAATGATGAAGATCTCTGTATATTGGAAATACAGGAAAAGCTCGGCTGCGTTATACAGGAAACAATTATAAGGGCTCCCTGCCTTTGACAGGGAGACTGTGGAGAGAaggatgaaataatttttagtttttggtatGTGTTTATTTCATACAATAAACTcacatttttgtactttttaaaaaaacaccataggccgggcgctgtggctcacgcctgtaatcctagctcttgggaggccgaggcgggcggattgctcaaggtcaggagttcaaaaccagcctgagcaagagcgagaccccgtctctactataaatagaaagaaattaattggccaactgatatatatataaaaaattagccgggcatggtggcgcatgcctgtagtcccagctacccgggaggctgaggcagaaggatcactcgagcccaggagtttgaggttgctgtgagctaggctgacgccacggcactcactctagcctgggcaacaaagcgagactctgtctcaaaaaaaaaaaaaaaaaaaacaaaaaaaaacaccataaaatgaaaattagtgaataatactttaataaatatcttttttacattttttccattttggataGAAACCTAGAAGTAGTTTTAAATGATCGATGGATATGAATACTtaagatttaaaggaaaaatagattttttgaTCCTTACATTttgatagaaaaattattttcttaaaattacctGAAGTGTTGTTACTGTTAAAATATTCAACACCCTTTTGTTTATTCTGAGGTGTGTCACATGTAAGAACTGTTAAAGTATCTGAGAATCTGAAAAAGAAcatatgtaaaaagaaacaaacattatATTAGAATTAAAGAGGCATAGCTACAGAAAGGAAACAACTTTCAACAAGTTCCATATTTAAAATCCTTTgggccaggttcagtggctcacatctgtaatcctagcactttgggaggctgaggcaggaggactgcatgaggccagaagtttgagaccaacctgagcaagaacaaggccccatctctacaaaaaaattagaaaaattagccaggtgtagtggtgtgcgcctatagtcttagctacttgagaggctgaggcaggaggatcactgaagcccaggagtctgaggctgctgtgagctatgatcatgccaccacactctagctgggacacagagcaagaccctgtcttaaaaaaaaagaaaaagaaaaaatcctttgTTCAACAGATAATTATTCTGGGATATTTCTGTCACATTAGCCCACAAAAGCACTAACCCTACCTATATAAAAATAGTATGATCTttcagttaaagaaaataaaaaactttaaaaaagagtaGGTTGGTGACTGTTTACAATACTTTTCCTCAATTACAAAGTGAATCAGAGGACTCTAGGACTGCTAAAGTGACAGACTGAAGTGCAGTTGGCCTGTGGGTCCATAGTTCTGCATTTGCAGGTTCGACCAACCCCAGAttgaaaacactgaagaagggccaggagtggtgacctactcctgtagtcccagctgcttgagaggctgaggtgggaggatcgattgagcccaggagctatgactgcaccaccacacctagcctgagtgacagagcgagaccctgtccttgaataaataaaataaatcaaagtatacaggaggatgtgcataggttatgcaaatactacaccatttgaTATCAAGCACTGGAGCATCCTTGGAGTTTGATATCCACCGGGGTCCCGGAATTAATCACCCACAAATACCAGGAGACAACTTCATAATTCTATTCCCCAAACACAGAGCCTTTGAAATTTTGGTTAccataattttattatagaagtGTGACTaataggaagaaatgaaggaaagagggacgaaagcaaaaggaaaagctcATTAAAATTGGCTGAGGAAAAGGTACATTCACAATCATAAAGAGTTTAGCCTTTATTTCAGGAGGTAAAAATACCTGGTATTTACTTGGATACACAGAAAGCAATTAAGCAATTAAAGTAACCCTGTTCAGTAGAACAACCCTTCACTTTTGTAAGATTAATATTGAAACTGCAAAAGAAATGGGATTTGGTAATCGGGAAACTACCTACACTTCAGGCTATACCGCAGGCTAAAAATGTTGCTTTCCCCATACGTGGTAAAAAGAATGTGACCTTGTTCCGGTGCCAACAACAGGGGGCAGCAAAAGTCATATGATTTTTATAGTACCTCTATACCACTTTTACAATCTTAGATACTTCTGCTACCAACTGACATTTACTGAGCAGACATCATGTGCTGGGCACAGTTGTAAATGTTTTATACATacaattttaacttatttaattcccTTAACTCCATGaggtaggtgttattattattttcattttttttccagatttatgTCTCGATGTATTCGATTAAAATGCATAGTGTACAGGGCACTGATATTTTGTGTGGGAAATATTTCTGCAACCactcattcattttattattttcattttaaaagtaaggaAACTGGCCAGGAATGGcagcttatgcctataatcctagcactctgagaggactaggcaagaggatcacttgagctcaggagttcgagaccagcctgaccaagagtgagactcagtttctactaaaaacagaaaataattagctgggcatggtgagtacacgcctgtagtcccagctacctgggaggctgaggcaggaggatcactggagaccatgagtttgaggttgcagtgagtaaTGATGATGCCATCGCACTCTAGTGGGACAACAGAGTGACCCTgtctcattcataaataaattaaatttaaataaatgaatgaatggatataaGGAAACTAAGACTTTGACCTTACCTCTGAGATATGTTATTAAAGGAACCCAAAAGAGTACAAAAATATATGACGAAAACTATCTTCCCACCCTCCTGGGTCATAGCTGTTAACTGTATATCCTGACATAACTATCCCTACCGCAACATAAATATTATCACAATTTCTATAGAATTTTTCCTTAGAATTATGTTTAGGGAAGGCAAAGGGGAAACAATTATAACAAGTTAATGGGAAGTCAGTCAGAACCTTAACCACATGTTATGGGCTCACGAAACTCCCAGACAGGAAAAAAGGTAGAGGAAGGCAAATTCAGTAAGTCCTCGTTTAACATCACCAACAAAACATCGTTAAGCAAAACAACTACAGCAGTGCCTTAAATTACATCATTTTGTTCAATgtcattttgttataatgttggtAAGGGAGGACTTACTGTATTTCTGTTGAAAGATGactttcatactttttaaaagtgaacaAAACATGGGAACTTAGAAGTTCGACAATGGAACTGACAATAGAAAATCATACAGACATTAAAAGTCTTGTGTACAGTTAACTGTTGGCAAATTATTAACTTTGCAAATATTCATGACATAATGTTGAGTACAAAAATCAGGTCACATAACCATATAAATAAtgatttcaagaatattttttaaataaaggagctATGTAAATGCTATGAAGAGAAAATGAGACATTAACAGTaattctatttccaaatacaagtcatattgttttctttatagaagtgataatcattttagaaaaactggaaaatatcttaaatataactataaaaaatataaagagaaaacttaaaaatttccttttcctattattttttagtgaatggaaaaaagagaaaggttaACTTAGAATTTTAAGAACTTTCTTTTACTTACTATAGAATGAATTTACATGATTTACCTTTTAGTTAATACACAATGACATTCACTATTTAATAGGTATTCATGAATATGCAATGGTTTGATGCTGGCACTACCTACCTGACATTGCTgatcagagaagaaagaaaatactgatattcttcagaaatatattttgactGTAGAGGAAAAAATCTGTTATCTTCAGCAACCTCCAAAGCCACACGCTTTCCTATTTTTGATGATTTGTAGAGCcgaaaatttctatttcttgtatAAACTCCTacatcaaaaattaataaaacaaaattaatacatgttTTCTATGACTAGTTTTACAGTCaacaaatattacattatttttgtaCAGCAGTACTAGTAGAAACAATTATTTCCAAGGACAGAGCTGCCATGACCCGGGGGATTCTGTCTGGGGTCTCTAACACTGGGGTAGAGTCAAGCATATCCACTGGCTAACGCTGTTCTCCCTGCACTGACTTCCTGCTATGCAGGCTAGTTTACTTCCCTAGTTTACTGCAGGCTAGTCCAACCTGGAGACAGTGTCCTGCTAATAAAACAAAACCTGGCATTTGGAAGAATGCTCCCCTACGCATAACTCATATGATTGCTCTACCTGCCCTTGTCTGTATTTCCAAATTCTGGCACTTGACTGACACAGGTACTAGAAAGATACACAATACAGAGGAACACTTCTCTAATCTAAGGCACCACTGTTGGCCTGGGAATCTGGCCTATAACTTAATCCTGCTTCCCCTTAACTGTTAGACATTGAAGCTCCCTCAGGTGCTCAGTCAATGGCAAAAATACTAAAAAGCTTTCATGGCTTTTTAGCTTTTCAAGGAACAAGCTGGAACATCAGCATAAAAACAAGGTTTAGTTCACCAAATCGGAGCTGTTGCATTCAGGGTCTTGATTGGCCTGTATGTTGAATTAGCTAAAGTCCCATCCGCCCAGTGCATCCTACATGCTCTGGTTCCAAGACCGGGGCAAGCAGAGCCAACGTTGAGTTGAAGAAGTCACCAGTTTCATCACCCAAGAAAGTAGAAGAAACGGCTCCTGCCACTGTCACAGAGATCTTTAGTGAGGAAAACACCCAGGTTTACTGTGTTACATGTGTACTGTTTTTATAGTGTGCCTGGTTTAAAATTTATGCATTCTAATTTAACCTCTCAGCAGTGTTAGGGAGTACTGGTCCAACAGTCCCCTGTCAAAACTTCCTTgacaagctgggcatggtgactcatgcctatagtcccagctactcagaaaagctgaggtgggagggttgcttgagcccaggagttcgaggccggACTGGGCAAcactgcaagaccccatctctaaaaaagcaaaacaaaacaaaaatgactcCTTTGGCAGGAATCTTCGGGACACTTAGAACAGAAGCCAGCCACAAGCATTGTCTTTTGGAGCTCGGGCCAGCCTGGTGCTACGTTCCACAGGGACCTCTCCAAGGTCTCTAAACAGAAACCTAGTAGATTCCCAGCACCCGAACTCACCGGTCACATCCTGTGAGTGGCCGGACTGTCACTGTGGGGCAGCGGTGGATGCGAGAATTCTGAGCACAGTAACTAGCGGACACTGACCTGTTTCTCACAAAAGCACCTAGGACAGTCTAATAGAGACAGCTGCCAATTTTTCTTACCTAGATCCACAAAAAGATGCTTTTCTCCCATGTTGTTTCTCACAACTAAAAACGAAAGCTCAGCACTGCTCTGCTCAGCTGAGCCCCAGGTCCCCAGTTTCTCTGAATTCAACGTCCAGCTCTCTCCTCGATCCTTATCTGTGGACATTTTGTTAAAGGAAATTCCTTGTTCTACTGGTGCTTCAGGAAAGTGGGGAGCCCCGTGGCCTGCTGTCTCTGGAGGGCTGCTGTCATCCTTGTTGGCAGCTAAGTGAAGAGCAGGTTGCAAAATTTTTCTCACAAAATTACCTAAGGAAAAAAGATACAACGGTTaatctgattctttttttccataaacCATAACTTAAGATCTGGGCACAAAACTACACAAGACACTGTTACACACATAGTAAgccttcttttcttcatttctgagtTAGAAACTGAGTGGTCACCATAAACTATACCATGCCCCTCCTGCTACTTCCTTCCTCTTACGCAATCTTTTGCTTTGTCAATTCCTGCTGAAATAGGAGCTTGGTGTCAGTTGTAAACAAATCATTTTAGAAGGGAAGGTTAATCTGAGAAG
The nucleotide sequence above comes from Microcebus murinus isolate Inina chromosome 15, M.murinus_Inina_mat1.0, whole genome shotgun sequence. Encoded proteins:
- the PRIMPOL gene encoding DNA-directed primase/polymerase protein isoform X3 is translated as MVALLIEHVCKELQELYSVNCSAEDVLNLDSSTDEKFSRHLIFQLHDVAFKDNIHVGNFVRKILQPALHLAANKDDSSPPETAGHGAPHFPEAPVEQGISFNKMSTDKDRGESWTLNSEKLGTWGSAEQSSAELSFLVVRNNMGEKHLFVDLGVYTRNRNFRLYKSSKIGKRVALEVAEDNRFFPLQSKYISEEYQYFLSSLISNVRFSDTLTVLTCDTPQNKQKGVEYFNSNNTSVETIEGFQCSPYPEVDHFVLSLVNKNGIKGGIRRWNYFFPEELLVYDICKYRWCENIGRAHKSNNIMILVDLKNEVWYQKCHDPVCKAENFKSDCFPLPAEVCLLFLFKDEEEFPADEADETGNNKTKNPHKQSPNKSSTGISSDVDWDNGIEDAYFLEATEDAELVEAAENSLLSYNGIDDEIPDELIIEVLQE
- the PRIMPOL gene encoding DNA-directed primase/polymerase protein isoform X4 → MSTDKDRGESWTLNSEKLGTWGSAEQSSAELSFLVVRNNMGEKHLFVDLGVYTRNRNFRLYKSSKIGKRVALEVAEDNRFFPLQSKYISEEYQYFLSSLISNVRFSDTLTVLTCDTPQNKQKGVEYFNSNNTSVETIEGFQCSPYPEVDHFVLSLVNKNGIKGGIRRWNYFFPEELLVYDICKYRWCENIGRAHKSNNIMILVDLKNEVWYQKCHDPVCKAENFKSDCFPLPAEVCLLFLFKDEEEFPADEADETGNNKTKNPHKQSPNKSSTGISSDVDWDNGIEDAYFLEATEDAELVEAAENSLLSYNGIDDEIPDELIIEVLQE